The window AATTGCAGAGCAGCTCACCTGGCCTGGTGTCTGGATGAGAGAGGTGGGTTTGTGGACCTTCTCTCAGATGACCTCTACTCCTCAGTTCAGACAAGTCGTCTCTTTCCAAGTCACAACACATATCCCTCCGCAAGACCTCAAAATCTATGTCAACACCGAGATAAAGGAGGAGATTAGAGCTCTAGTATCTATCCAGATTGAATACTGCAATGACTGTTATTGCTATTACGTGTCTTGCTATTTCCTGGCATTCTTCACATCTCACATACagtttttaattaagttttacTGCCCAATAGCTGCATAAAATCCACAAATACTCTCCTTGCTTGTTGTTGATATTCTGAAACATAcatttttgaggttttaataCGGTATCACTGAGCTGATAAGAAATTTGAGATTATGGTGTAATTAATGGTAAACATTTTCGTTTTAAGCCAATGCAAGGTGATTATGAGAAAGTCATCCATGTAAACAAAATACACACCAGTATATTTACTTGAAGCAGGATTGTCTTCAGTCTCGGTGTCTGATGTCCTAAGCTGCTCAATGCTCATGTCCAGAACTTCATTAATTTCCTCCTCAATGGTCCTCATTTTGTCTGGCTCTTCCAGAGTTTCTGCTTCTGCCCTGGACAGCTCCCTCCTGGTTCTTCCTCGCCTTGTTGCTGGAGGCTGACAGACCAAACTCTTTTCATCTTCAGAAGACGTGGTCCGAGGCACTGCAGTGCTTTTACCCTTGGCCTGTCTCTTGGGTAGGACTTTCTCTGCTGGTGGATCTGGGGCTGTTTTAGAATTGTGGGCAGCTCTTCTCGTGGCTGGTTGCTTTTTAGGGACACGTGTTTTTTCTTTGGGCTCTGCTAGGGTATTGGCCTCTGAGTCACTCTCATCGCTAAACTCCACCTGTTAAAAAAGGAAGATGTTTTTCGTAAAATCCCAAAATTTTTTGTAACAATAAAACCTCGACTCTGATTAGATACCGACCTTGAAACGTGATTTCTTTGTGCGTCTGGGGGCGGCAGGCACAGGTTGGGCTTTGTCTTGAACTGGTGACAATTCTTCGTACACATGAAACTGTAGCTTAGAGGCAGTCCTCGGTGCTTTCTGCACTGAAGCAGGAGCTTTCTGCGCTGAAGCAGGAGCTTTCATCTTCTGAACGGGAGTACAAGCCAAAGTAGGTACCACTGTGTTGAAGTCAAAAGTGCCAAGCTCCTTAACAGAGGGCTTTGACTTAACCATTACTGGTGTCATAGGAACCGGTCCCTTTCCTCTGGAGGAGCTTGTCACTTCAATCTTGGGCTTGACAGCCTTCACCTTTTTTGCCTCCTTTGTTTTGTTGGGAATATCAGGGTTTTTAATAGAATCTTTAGACTTTTTAAGCAAGGACGAGGAAGACACCATTTTCTGTTCCGATTTCAGTTCTTTATCTTCTTTTGGTGTGTTCCAAGTCCAAGCATTTGAGAAGAGGTCCTCTGGGTTGCAGCCCTGTTTGGAAGCCAAGGTGATCAATGATACTATGGCTTTAGTTGCCATTAGGCCTGCTCTCACTGGTCTTAAGACAGGAGAGGGAGTGGAATCAACAAATGCTAAGCCGGCTTCCAGTACTTTCCATATACCACAGACCTTGTTAAGCCTTGGTTCCAGCCCGGACAGGGCCATGCAAAGGTACACACGGCCCACCAAGTCCTGCATCAGGGAGGGTTTAGAGGAGCCTTTGGTGTGGCCATAGGGAGGGAAGAGTTTAGCCAATTTTGCCCCAAGTTTGGCAGTGACACTCTTACAGCGGGCTAATGTTGCCCACTGAAGTTTCAAACCAGCCTTGGCTTCATTAGGATCCAGCTGGAGAACCAGTTCAGCCTGTGTAGCAGCCCAGCGAGCAGTGGCACGGCCCAGACAGGGCTCAGAGCAGCAGGGGCACTGGCATTTAGATTCATGCGCCAGGGAGGAGAGCCAGCGGCGAGGCTGGGCTTTGAGAGGCGGGGAGCTAGTCAGATCCTTAACTACTGGTTCTGTAGCAATCCACCTAGTGCTCAGGATGCCCTTAAGATCATCCTCCACAGTAGGTAGGGGAGACTGAGATTTCTGCACTGGGCGACCTTTCCTTGGTTTGATTTTCACCTCTGTCTTCTGCACCTGATCAGAAAAAtctgaggaaaagaaacagatgtCCTTTATGCAGCTCAAGAAAGATGGCAccatcaataaatatttaatatttcaaattgGGGGTGAGCAATATGGATGTAATCCCACTGCATGATTAGACAAAAATCACATAACAGAAATTtcagtttatcattttttaagtttttaaactACAATTTACTTGGAATTATTAACATAGATGACAAAATagtaacagtaataataactgTGACATGACCACCTCATCACTGTACAATTTCAGTGAATTCACTGAAGGATACATTGAATAAGTGCCCAGTGCTATTTGAACTGGTAGCCGTGTATGTAACTGACCTGTGCAGAGTTCCAGAAGATTTCTGACTTTGTCTAAATCAAGTCtactttcttctctctctccttgcatTAGCTCCAACTCAGCTTTCATCACCAGCAGCTCAGCACAtcttaattaaataaataaataaataaattaataaatgaagaGTAACAGTAAGAGTGAATTCCATCAAAAAAGCTCTCCTAATATGTTGATCAATGTCTATATTGTGCTGTGTTCTGGGCCATCTTAGGTATATTATAAGTGAAGTATTAATGAGCATGTACGAATAAAACAAATTTGGTTATTAGGTCAGTTTTAAAAGTTACACCTGTAAATTTCAACACTGTAAAATTAAGTCTTTTAACTcctgtaaatataaaagcagTCCAGCAACACCAACACAGAGTACAGCCTGAGAAATCAGAATTTCCATTACAGTCtaagatacatttttataaaaaaacttcataaaattAGAATTTACTGGAGGGCTGTTGTATTGGCATGCAATAAACAGTGCAGACAGCTAATGAACTGTAACTCAGCATGTAACTGTTTCAATCAGTAACTACAATAAGGGTACActgtatacatactgtatatgtgaacTGTGCATCTGATCTTAATGAAATCTACAGGTTCAAGAAATATGCTTAAGTACTATATACTGTAAGTTTAACAgtgcacaaaacaaaagaagaaacacactgTGACAGCAAGTGTGGGTTAATGCACCAGTTCATAAACTTTCCTTTGGACTCTGGACTATTTACATTTTAACCCTctaacatgtacatgtacatactgGCTGAGTGCTTGTAGCTTGATGGCCAGTTTAAGGGCTTCTAGGCATTGGAGCCTGGCATCATTGATGGCCCCACAGCTGCTTCGAACAGCCACCATCTTCATAGAGCAGTTCAACAGGTCTGAGAGCAGCTGCCATTTCAGCACCAGGTTATCTCCTACAAGGGAAGGGAAAAAGAGGATTTGGCGTAGCTGAGGGCATTAAAAGAACACATAAGTATTATCAGATTTTGAACTGATAACTGATGAACTGTTAATCCATATGTGAGACAATGTACCTTGGTCGATGAAGCGCAcatctgagctgctgctgctattggTCCCGTACAGGCCTTTCCCCACTAAAGTGACCAGCAGGCTGCAGAGAAGTTTCAGGCTTTCATACAGGGCAGTGTCTGGGCTATTTATACCTGAAGCACACAAACATAGGTCCATAGTTGGTTATTGCAGCAAACCTGACCACTACATTCTcacaatgcaaaataaaaataaaaagccatCTAGTCATATTAAATGCAGCAAATGCTTCTCCGAACCATGCTGTGTTATACGGCTGCGCTCAGCTTGTGGCAGTGCATCTGTGTCCAAATTCAGGTAGGCGCTGCATGTCTGCAGCGCCCGAGCACGCAGCAGGTACCAGCTTTTTGACTGTCTCTGCTCATTCACTTCTTTAAGCACTTCACACAGATAGGGCACTCCGCGGTCCACCTGAAATGGccaaagaggagaggagcaattttgattaaaaaaattatttatttaatcaccTGTTCCACCAAAAACAGTATATGTAGATAATATTAGAAATACTGCTGGAAGACATGTTACCCACCTGTCCTGTGCTGTAGCAGTACTGAGCTTTCAACAGAATGGCCAGCATAGAGAGGGAAGAAGGTCCCTCACCAGTGGTATCTGAGGtaagatttttttctgcttgcTCTAACTGGCCCTAAAAACAGTAAGTTCGAGAattatttcacataaaaaaaaaaaaaaaaaaggcagaataAATTCCATGAATATAGATACATTCTGCCAAGTACCAAggataatcatttaaaaaaaaaaaaaaaaaaaaaaaaaaaaatgcattaccAAAGCCAGATCAGGGGCACCAATATCAAGAAGGAGGCTGGTTGATTGACAGAGGAAGCTGGCACAACTGTGGGAGTCAGCAAGATGATGTGAAAGTCCAATAGCAAGCCGGTAAGCTTCCAAAGCCTTTAGAGGCTGCATAAGAGAATAAGGAGATTTGATTAATACACACTTGTTAAATCAATCTGATCCAAGCATACACCATAAAGTACCGCTTACAGCTCTACGTCCTTCTTGCAGTACAACTACAAATGACtgtatttactttacttttacaagCAAGAGAGATCATCTAGAATGTTTTTGCCCACATCTTGTATTATTACCTTTCCCATGAGTCTGAAGAGAGCTGCAGTCAAAGCAATGGAGCTACAGGTCTGTTTGGGGTTCCTAACAGAGGGCAGAACTTGACTCTGCAGAAGAGCAGACCACTCATCCAGGGCTCTTTCCAAAGGTTTGCACAAttcttaaaaggaaaaataatttcagattttACCCCCCCATGGTACATGGCGAAGATTCCGGGAGCAGAACAACCAATATAACATATCATGATACTTGCATCTAGTTAAAGACAATGGATAATATTAAAAAAGGGGTTCCTACTGTTCTCTGCAGCCAGGTTGAAATGCAGGCCTTCATAGACCATAATGTTGTCTTGTGTCTTCTGCTTGTCTTCATAATCAAAATCATTGGTTCCTATGGGATTGGCCACACACCGTGTCTGTTCACGCAACTCTCGCAGCTTTTTGTCCTTCTCAATGGTCTGGccaaaaacagtattttcagtGTCAGTATATCAACCACTTTGATAATTCTATCTTGAAGTTGATTTAACCCCAAACCCTGTCAAAGCAACTAATTTGGATTTCAACTCTAACTGTTAAGCTACTTAAAAGACTGATAAAAAAGGCTATGCTATACATGACTTTGGACGTATGTAGAAGAATCACACAAACAAGATGGAAAAgacaagacacaaaacaaaaacagtgattcaTGAATATATGCACATACTATCCTGACAGATCCAGCAGTGCTCACCTCCTGAAGATTCTTCTCAAGAGTACAGATATACAGCCAAAGTAAAGCATGGGCCTTGTCATCCTTCAGTCTGTCAGCATTCTCTGCAGTCTCTCGTTCTTCTTCCAGTAGGCGTAAAGCTTCATGGGTAAAATCAACTGCAGAGCTGTGCAGttagagagaaaataaacacagagacaggttGGTGGGCAGATATGTTTGTTGTCCCCACAGgaatcctttttttcccccagcacAAAAACAGGTTGTACCTAAAACATTAATCAGGTGCCAGATCTGACCTATTTCCCTTGCCATCACATGTGCCATTGAAACCCCATTCACACAAGAGTCATATCTTCAGTTGCAGTTTTATACACATTGTAGATGACCCAGAgcattataaattatataatatgaGTACCAAATAAAATTATGGTTTAGCTAAATTTCTATCTCTTTCAGTAACTTGGTCTCTTGCCAACTCTTTTTCAGAGTAGTCTGGTAGTACATACATGTTTGCAAATGCCACAAAGTTCACCTGGGGCAAAACTAAGCAGCAGGTAGCATATCCTTCACCCTGGTCATAAAGCCAGATTGATATTCAGACTGACAAACCATGTTCATATGAAAGCTCCTACCAGTCAGTCTGTTCACTGAAATCCTGGAAACACACAACTTGGGCCATTTCACAGAGGTAGACAGCACGTAGGTGAGTGTGGGAGCTCCCCTCATGGCAGATGTCCAACAGATCGCAGAGTGTGTTGTAACGCTCCTGAGCGGTATCCCCTGCCACCTCCTTATAGGCACGCAGCTCTTCCTCCAAAAGGAACAGCATTACTCCTTCATCAGGGACATCAGGACCAAAACCATCACGCAATGTCCTGTTCCAGGACAAGCCAAAAGTTTGTAAGTTTGAATAAAACACCAACACCAATGCAGAAAATAGAAGACCTAGCCATTAAACATCTAGGCAGGAGTTATTTAAAGACTTTATTACTGTAAGTCACTTAAGTAGTTTTTGCCTGTACCTGAGTCGGATGTCCTCCTCAGAGTTACGTGCTGCATCAGTCTTCGTTTTCACCCAAAGAGATACCGGTTCAGCCATATGTGTAGGAACGTTGTCCCccagagctttcagccacaGAATCACCCAGTCCAGTGCTCGCTCCAGTTGTCCAGCACGCCGAGAAGTCTGAACAGCCAGCATGAAGGGTCTGCTCAACTAGGTAATGATAATATAAACGTCATGTTCAAATCAAATGGTGAAGGTCAAGGTAATACATATAActataaacatgaaaatatatatgtaaagcAAATTCCCCCATGGCCcttcaggtttgtttttatcCAAGCCCATTCTAGACAAAGACATGATATGTAGTGACATGTgaagaataataaaagaaaacatgcttAAGAAGCGCTTACCCTATCaacagagagcgagacaggGCAATTCTTGCATAGATCCCTGCAGAGGATCTCAACTAGCGTGAACGCCTGGTCATAGAGACGCCGATTGTACAATCCACAAACTAAGTTGCTCACAGCAATAACTAAAagacacacagtgaacacaaaataatcataataatataataacatattAAGTGTATATATTACATGTTCCTAACAATTTAAGGGAGCAGTTCAGAAACATTCAAAGTTTCCTGTCAACATTAATAAAGTAGAATATAATCACCTGCTTTGATGAGAAGGCTTTCACTAGACAGCTTGCGTAGTTCAGTCATCATCTGTCCAGCTGTGGCTTGGCAGTACAGCAGCACTCTGTCCAGTGTATCACTGTTCTCCAACTAAGAAGGACAAATCATAATCAGAACTTAAGTCGAAATCCAAGAACATTAAGAACTGACGTGACGTAAGTGTATGCTCATCcatgtcattttcagttttagcATAACTATCATTATCATTGGACGTTACAGATTTTATCCTCACCTGTGATGCGAGCATACTCTCATAAGCAAATACAAAGCCTTGGTAAATACTGAAACAAAGGGCCTGTTGCAGTCTGCTGCCCTCAGCCTGGCATGTCAAATTCTGTAAAGAAGTCACACATCAGCAAtgtatacatgtacatacacaaacacaaatttttCCTGGTACGTTACGAAACTCACCCTCtttagcatttttaaaattagcTCTTGTTGCTCCTCAAGGAAAGAAAACCAGGCAAGGAGTACAGGACCACTTAACCCCTTGTCGTGGCCATTCTCAACAGCCCACACCACGAGTGCGCACCCTTCCAGAACTGCATGAGCTTCTCTGCCCCCCAGGTCCTCCGGGAGAGACCTCAAGACTCTGGCACACTCTGTCAAAGCCTGGGCACTCTCCTCACCAGCCTTCATTGTTGAATGAACTTTTACTACCCACTTGCCAAGCAACAGAGCTGTACACTGACAGTCAGCGCAGTCCCTGACCTTGCTCTCAGCTTCATTCAGGAAGGTGGAGGCCAGATCGTAGTGCCCAGCTTTACAAAGCACCTTCACTATAATCAGCAGCATTTCAGAACGCACATATACACTTGTTTTTGCAATACACTGCCTGGCCTCGTCCCCCTCCAAGCCTTGACCACCAGTCTGGCATCTGTTGAAAAGCGAGCGCACTTCCTGGAGAAGAAAGGAAGCATCCTCATTGGTCACCGCTCCACAGCTACTCTCAAATTCAGCAATGGCATCCTCTGTGTAAATGGGAGCTTTTGAGAAGGAGGTAGTTGCACTTTCTGTGTCCAACAAGAGGAGAAAGCTCAGAGCTTGCATCTGGCAGTGGAATTTATCCCGGGGATTCAGGATTTTCCCGTCTTTGGCAGCAGAGAGTCCAGTCCAGAGCACTGAGAAGCAGCTCCGCAAAAGAACATAGTAGTCGTCCGCCTATAAACCACACATATCTTGTTAATACTGACAGTAATGAAGCGATCAtgcagtgtgtatgtgggaTATACTGCTCGTTGTGCACAGTTCATATTTAAAAAGGTTTCTGTTAAAAGTGATACATACCTGTTGTGCAGTGGTAAGCCTGCTGTAAAGCAACCCAGATACATAGCTGCATAGAATGTGGGCTTCCAGGGAGCTTAGCTTCTTGACAATATGGAAAATAATCTTTTCCATGTACAGTGGACTGCTCTGAGGAACAAGTGCTGCAGAAATATCATAGCCATGAAGGGAAAGCTTCACTAGCTTTACCAACTGACTGACATGGTCAAAGTCAAGAGATCCAACTCCAAGTTGATGGTTACAGGCTCTGATGACCCTGTCACACAGCGTGCGACCCTGAAGGCCTGGTCGACCCTTCACATAATCCTGCAAAATATAAACCAAAATGATTTAGATTCTCTTTTCACCATggtaaatttattttatatttaactgtAATGCATTTTGTACTTTATACACAAATCATGTCTAATATCTATCACAGCATATGTATCTAAGCTCATTTAGAGGTGGTTAATCCTATGTTAAAAGTCATTGCTTTAAATAAGTTATTTTAGACTAGTCAAATAATAGTAACTTGTAATATTACTTTCATAATAATTAATGTTACGATAGATGTGTGATTAACGTTATGCTGACCTCTAGTTCTTGAAGTAAATGCTCCGTCGCTTCCACAGAAGCAATCCGCTTTATGTACTCGTCcactttcaaacatttcatgttGGCAGCTGTAGGGGACACATCACTTAAGGGTAAGTTGCTTTTAGTTTAAGCTTCATCTACGCGAGTTAGCTTAGCCGTTAGCTAACGTTAGAGACAACGTCCGCCACAACATGACACTGCTCAACTAACGTTAACATAGCCAAAGTAACTACGACCTACCTGAAGCGGGAGACCTTTGTAGCAAAGCCTTTATTTAGAGCAGATAAAACATAGAATTAGCATATTTTAGGGCAGCCGTGGGGCTGCTGCCAAACTTAACTTAAGTAAGACTGAAAGATTCAAATCTTCAACTATCATGGAAACTGCTCGCGCAATGTTTTTGAAAGGTGTTCGCTAACCAATCCGAAAGCACATCCGGTTTTACTCGCAAATAAAaggacttcttcttcttcttctttgggtTTTTAGGGCAGTTGGCATCCATTATGTTACATTACCGCCTCCCTCCGGTTTTATGTATCCATTACAATCTTGTGATTAGTCCTGTTGCTTTCAAAAacctaaatatatatatctttcCTTCCACTGTGTCcccacacacaagcacatcTTTAACTTGTCGTAATTGCTGTAGTCCTGTTATCTTTgtccttctttccttttcataCTTCCTACATGAAATTAGAACATTCTCCACTTTACCCTCCTTTACGTAACACCGATTACAATGACAAGTTGGATGTTTTCCTATGAAAAAAAGTGAACTATTTCAGTTGCTGTGACTGACTCAGTCTACTCATGATTACTTACTTTTCTATCGGTATTTCTTACTGCTCTTACTTTTTATTGAATTTCATGTAAGTGCCTACCCTTTGGCACAATACTGCAGCCATTGTTTAAGTATTTTCCTCCAACCAacacttttcctctctgattTTGAAAGCTTAATATGAATTTCCACATTTCCCCTAACTTTTCATTTCCTGGGATAGTTTGCTGGTACCCAATtgaatgttatgttttttcccCTGACTGGCTAACCTTGAATTAGTAAACAGTAGTTTATAGGTTAGGTCGTGATGATTTCTGACTGATCCTGTTTTAGTGCTTGACAGTGCTGACACTGAATCACTACAGATGAGTATTTTACTTGTTACCACATCTTCCACCCATTCAAATGCTAACAGAATTGCAAATTATTCAAAAGCATATACACTCAAATTAAGGTTCTCCTTCTGACCTCAGTCTCGTGACTGGGAATCACCACTGTTGCCCCTGTTGCTTCTGTTAGTGGATCCTGTCTTCCATCAGCAGAAAGCTGCAAATAGTCACTGTAATTCCTATTCATGTAACCATATTCCTGGTCTAGAGctactgttttatttctgtgcttgATATTCAGTAACTCCATGTCCACAAAGGCATTTTACAGTATCCATTCTGGTCTCACAGGCCACAACGCAGCTGGACAAAATATCACCACATGAACTTTCATTTGTTCTGCTATGCTCTTGCTTACCCCTCCAAAgctattttttctgtttttctctactCCCAACAGGCCCTACTAAGATCCATCCAACTAAGACTCTCTTAGTCGGATGACTTTCTTTGTGTCCCCTTCTATTATCCAGTAATTGGCCATCAGCTGTTTCCGATGGAGCCACAGTGGCATCTCTCCTGCCTCAACTTGTAAAGCACACACTGGTGCCATTTCCACTGCCCCTAAGCAAATCCTCAGAGCACAAGCCTGAATAACATCCAGGTGTGATAGCACAGACTTGCCTGCTGAGCTGTAACTATAATCTATTCTTGCCCTGATAAGaatgatatatattttaatgatccAACATAGTTTCTCCATTCTAGCCCCATCAGACACCGCATAACATTAATGACTAACTCCCTCTAGATTATTTCCATATAACTTCAGACTAATTCCTGCCCTTACTTTCCTATTTGTGAGAAACATCATTTTAGTTTTCTCCACTGATAATTTAAAACCATTCTGTTCCCCATCTTTCCTCATTACAATAACTTGGGAACACCACTCAGATTGAGGAAGTATGGGAAATTGCAGAGCCATGGAAAgagatttttatataattatttttttaatctgtgaataattaataaaaatgtttggtttGAACATATCCGTCCGAGGGCACACGTCCACAGTTCCCCAATTGACCCACTGCAGTTCAGCTGTGTTTCAACAATCAAGTTGAAACTTTTCATCGTCATTTGGGGCTGCTGGTTGTAGCATTATTATCAGTggtgtttggcatttttagatAACAAACTAGGACAAAGTAGAGGCAGAGTGCACAAAACAGATCCAAACCACAATTTTAATGGGAAGAGAGCTTCTATGATGGGAGACAGCTCTAACATAGCAAATACAAATACCCGTGTGACTGTTAAGTGTGTATTGTGAGACTTGCTTTCTGTGTTGGTGATTactgtctttatttatattttacttttgagagaCAGAGTTTACGAAGTGCTTCAAAAAGAAGACAATCAGGTCATGTCAGTTCCTGGTGCTAAGAAGAATCACATAGAGGGCTACTTATGAACTAGGCCTCTCTTCTTGATGACATGTTCCATCGCAGCCTTTTCGGAGGTGTCCAAGTCGATAGTGTACTTGGCCAGGATTTTCAGGATGGGCCTCAGCCTTAACCACCACT is drawn from Seriola aureovittata isolate HTS-2021-v1 ecotype China chromosome 2, ASM2101889v1, whole genome shotgun sequence and contains these coding sequences:
- the espl1 gene encoding separin isoform X1, coding for MKCLKVDEYIKRIASVEATEHLLQELEDYVKGRPGLQGRTLCDRVIRACNHQLGVGSLDFDHVSQLVKLVKLSLHGYDISAALVPQSSPLYMEKIIFHIVKKLSSLEAHILCSYVSGLLYSRLTTAQQADDYYVLLRSCFSVLWTGLSAAKDGKILNPRDKFHCQMQALSFLLLLDTESATTSFSKAPIYTEDAIAEFESSCGAVTNEDASFLLQEVRSLFNRCQTGGQGLEGDEARQCIAKTSVYVRSEMLLIIVKVLCKAGHYDLASTFLNEAESKVRDCADCQCTALLLGKWVVKVHSTMKAGEESAQALTECARVLRSLPEDLGGREAHAVLEGCALVVWAVENGHDKGLSGPVLLAWFSFLEEQQELILKMLKRNLTCQAEGSRLQQALCFSIYQGFVFAYESMLASQLENSDTLDRVLLYCQATAGQMMTELRKLSSESLLIKAVIAVSNLVCGLYNRRLYDQAFTLVEILCRDLCKNCPVSLSVDRLSRPFMLAVQTSRRAGQLERALDWVILWLKALGDNVPTHMAEPVSLWVKTKTDAARNSEEDIRLRTLRDGFGPDVPDEGVMLFLLEEELRAYKEVAGDTAQERYNTLCDLLDICHEGSSHTHLRAVYLCEMAQVVCFQDFSEQTDCSAVDFTHEALRLLEEERETAENADRLKDDKAHALLWLYICTLEKNLQETIEKDKKLRELREQTRCVANPIGTNDFDYEDKQKTQDNIMVYEGLHFNLAAENKLCKPLERALDEWSALLQSQVLPSVRNPKQTCSSIALTAALFRLMGKPLKALEAYRLAIGLSHHLADSHSCASFLCQSTSLLLDIGAPDLALGQLEQAEKNLTSDTTGEGPSSLSMLAILLKAQYCYSTGQVDRGVPYLCEVLKEVNEQRQSKSWYLLRARALQTCSAYLNLDTDALPQAERSRITQHGINSPDTALYESLKLLCSLLVTLVGKGLYGTNSSSSSDVRFIDQGDNLVLKWQLLSDLLNCSMKMVAVRSSCGAINDARLQCLEALKLAIKLQALSQCAELLVMKAELELMQGEREESRLDLDKVRNLLELCTDFSDQVQKTEVKIKPRKGRPVQKSQSPLPTVEDDLKGILSTRWIATEPVVKDLTSSPPLKAQPRRWLSSLAHESKCQCPCCSEPCLGRATARWAATQAELVLQLDPNEAKAGLKLQWATLARCKSVTAKLGAKLAKLFPPYGHTKGSSKPSLMQDLVGRVYLCMALSGLEPRLNKVCGIWKVLEAGLAFVDSTPSPVLRPVRAGLMATKAIVSLITLASKQGCNPEDLFSNAWTWNTPKEDKELKSEQKMVSSSSLLKKSKDSIKNPDIPNKTKEAKKVKAVKPKIEVTSSSRGKGPVPMTPVMVKSKPSVKELGTFDFNTVVPTLACTPVQKMKAPASAQKAPASVQKAPRTASKLQFHVYEELSPVQDKAQPVPAAPRRTKKSRFKVEFSDESDSEANTLAEPKEKTRVPKKQPATRRAAHNSKTAPDPPAEKVLPKRQAKGKSTAVPRTTSSEDEKSLVCQPPATRRGRTRRELSRAEAETLEEPDKMRTIEEEINEVLDMSIEQLRTSDTETEDNPASSKYTDFEVLRRDMCCDLERDDLSELRSRGHLREGPQTHLSHPDTRPDNLSLEDVQLLLRSAWLALQHFPSPTIYPTLSTLLALALGQHDPITTAMLHAQSLGITSRHRTIRHLASCLKKLRKSSNELTDKMDALSLNELSPTKSKNSTEQRLAQLENIFSFPTADSSSFPQNHCQEFIQQLQLLPQGVTVCVMSVLGVKPGEMGDSIILTRLEKGSDPVTVHIPTSKQQVMHPISWLVQEMDSIQVEQKVVSCVSEKAKWWEGRRALDSRVEQLLKDMEELLGCWKSFLLPFSSDPELSNQAQRLCKALSARGVTCSEEMLKAVLSAFPVLSQEDIQRFSLGVSPQWDMECDQLLHTAVSRLSERDEPHGHVVLILDKYLQKLPWESVSILKSHSVSRMPSLHSLIGLSIQKETDSHSILKQGVDTKKVFYVLDPDANLGNSQDRFKEWFSSKLDWEGVCGVAPDSGQLEEAVATKDLYIYVGHGAGARFLDSQAVLKRQMKAASLLFGCSSAALAVRGDQEGQGIILSYLIAGCPFVLGNLWDVTDRDIDRFTKALLESWLSAGPGAPLLDYMGPSRQATHLKHLIGAAPVVYGLPVHLQ